From Thermus aquaticus, the proteins below share one genomic window:
- a CDS encoding replication initiation protein codes for MEHTEAKISLLQGENLSKRELARILFQEPYLAAFRERLPRYPYATDDPRQGMRPRRKEKALEHLYIQVGRYPHAIFRIVLDLDEPTWWDAMDRIPPTLTIPNPRAPWKAHIVYELEPPIWLSSPKAHEGQANPFALVREVDALLRAYFGADPAYNGLLGRNPLAHPYLIGGGKLWDLPGLLEELRELTPRRRALAYLDTATYGRNCTLFDHVRAFAYGVVALYRGKPNGFGLFR; via the coding sequence GTGGAGCACACAGAGGCCAAAATCTCCCTTCTCCAAGGGGAAAACCTTAGCAAGCGTGAACTAGCCCGGATTCTTTTCCAGGAGCCCTACCTCGCGGCCTTCCGGGAGCGCCTTCCCCGCTACCCCTACGCCACGGACGACCCCCGGCAGGGGATGCGGCCGCGGAGGAAGGAGAAGGCCCTCGAGCACCTCTACATCCAGGTTGGCCGCTACCCCCACGCGATTTTCCGCATCGTCCTGGACCTGGACGAGCCCACCTGGTGGGACGCGATGGACCGCATCCCGCCCACCCTCACCATCCCCAACCCCCGGGCCCCCTGGAAGGCCCACATCGTCTACGAGCTGGAGCCCCCTATCTGGCTTTCCTCCCCCAAGGCCCACGAGGGGCAGGCCAACCCCTTCGCCCTGGTGCGGGAGGTAGATGCCCTCCTTCGGGCTTACTTTGGGGCGGACCCGGCCTACAACGGCCTCCTGGGGCGGAACCCCCTGGCCCACCCCTACCTCATCGGGGGCGGGAAGCTCTGGGACCTCCCCGGCCTCCTGGAGGAGCTTAGGGAACTCACCCCAAGGAGGCGGGCCCTGGCCTACCTGGACACGGCCACCTACGGGCGCAACTGCACCCTGTTTGACCATGTGCGGGCCTTCGCCTACGGCGTGGTGGCCCTGTACCGGGGGAAGCCGAACGGCTTTGGGCTCTTCCGGC